The following coding sequences are from one Ferrimicrobium sp. window:
- a CDS encoding glycoside hydrolase family 15 protein: MSLGLEQCGLIGDLHTGAVVSNEGAVEWLCVPRFDSDACFARLLGDDGNGFFQIAPDTPTFRSEQVYEKGTLVLSTTFSTQTGSVRLLDFMPIREEHARIVRIVQGLDGYVDMKATLSLRFDYGVAIPWVRHIERGLSFVLGPNAVLLESGVELEGKDMMSVGQFRVREGEEMDFVLVFYGSTEKIPRQVRPREELTRTRAFWRGWIAEAKEDYGHYDAAVRRSMITLKALTYAPTGGMVAALTTALPEQIGGSRNWDYRYCWLRDATFALYGFLQRGHPVEARAWRSWLLRAIAGSADQLQIMYGVAGERRIPELELDWLKGYRDSRPVRIGNAASGQFQLDVYGEVADVLYQMLNHGIKPDENAWEIQRYLTDHVVSVWEQPDDGIWEIRGDRQHFTYSKIMAWVAIDRGIRTLDLLGYDGPRTLWDRERTRLAERILSEGYSEKLGSFVQAFGSERLDASVLLAPIMGFIDAKDPRMVSTVDRIQKDLSADGFILRYQPDAGVDGIDEPEGVFLPCSFWLVENLAMQGKVDEAEEMLEKLIGVANPLGIYSEEYDPTQRQMLGNFAQAFTHVGLVNAVQRVVHARQHAHELKP, encoded by the coding sequence ATGTCGCTCGGATTGGAACAGTGTGGGTTAATTGGGGATCTTCACACCGGGGCGGTCGTCTCGAATGAGGGGGCGGTGGAGTGGCTTTGCGTGCCCCGCTTTGACTCTGATGCATGCTTTGCGCGCCTGCTTGGCGATGACGGTAACGGCTTTTTTCAGATAGCGCCGGATACGCCAACATTTCGTTCGGAACAGGTGTATGAGAAGGGCACCCTTGTTCTTTCCACCACGTTTTCCACCCAGACGGGTTCGGTTCGGCTCCTCGACTTCATGCCGATTCGTGAGGAACATGCACGGATTGTGCGCATCGTCCAGGGTCTGGACGGCTACGTCGACATGAAGGCCACTCTCTCGTTGCGCTTTGACTATGGGGTTGCGATTCCATGGGTTCGCCATATCGAGCGGGGCCTGTCGTTCGTTCTCGGTCCCAACGCCGTGCTGTTGGAGTCAGGCGTCGAACTCGAAGGTAAGGACATGATGTCGGTCGGTCAATTCCGCGTGCGTGAAGGCGAGGAGATGGATTTTGTCCTCGTCTTTTACGGGTCAACCGAGAAGATTCCCAGGCAGGTTCGTCCACGCGAGGAGTTGACGCGAACCCGCGCGTTTTGGCGAGGTTGGATCGCGGAGGCGAAGGAGGATTATGGTCATTACGACGCCGCCGTTCGTCGTTCGATGATCACCCTCAAAGCGCTCACCTATGCTCCTACTGGTGGGATGGTTGCGGCGTTGACGACGGCACTGCCCGAACAAATCGGAGGTAGTCGCAACTGGGACTATCGATACTGTTGGTTGCGGGATGCCACCTTTGCGCTCTACGGCTTCCTACAACGCGGACATCCAGTCGAGGCACGTGCCTGGCGCTCCTGGCTCTTACGGGCGATCGCGGGTAGCGCCGACCAGCTCCAGATCATGTACGGCGTCGCTGGGGAACGAAGAATCCCAGAACTTGAGCTCGATTGGCTAAAGGGCTACCGTGATTCTCGTCCGGTACGTATCGGTAACGCGGCATCGGGGCAGTTCCAGCTCGACGTCTATGGAGAGGTCGCCGATGTGCTCTATCAGATGTTGAACCACGGCATCAAGCCTGATGAGAACGCGTGGGAGATCCAACGGTACTTGACCGACCACGTGGTCTCGGTTTGGGAACAGCCCGATGATGGCATCTGGGAGATTCGTGGCGACCGACAACACTTCACCTACTCGAAGATCATGGCGTGGGTAGCGATCGACCGGGGCATCCGAACCCTCGATCTACTCGGCTACGATGGCCCCCGCACGCTCTGGGATCGGGAGCGAACCCGCCTAGCAGAGCGGATCCTCAGCGAGGGCTACAGCGAGAAGCTTGGCTCCTTCGTGCAGGCGTTCGGCTCTGAACGGCTTGACGCCTCGGTGTTGCTTGCGCCGATCATGGGGTTCATCGATGCGAAGGACCCGCGCATGGTCTCGACGGTCGATCGGATTCAAAAAGATCTCTCCGCTGATGGTTTTATCCTCCGGTACCAACCCGATGCTGGTGTCGATGGGATCGATGAGCCAGAGGGAGTCTTCTTGCCCTGCTCGTTCTGGTTGGTGGAGAATCTTGCCATGCAAGGTAAGGTGGATGAGGCCGAGGAGATGTTGGAGAAGCTGATCGGTGTCGCGAATCCGCTCGGGATCTACTCCGAGGAGTACGATCCGACCCAACGGCAGATGTTGGGCAACTTCGCCCAGGCCTTTACCCATGTAGGTCTGGTCAATGCGGTTCAGCGTGTAGTGCACGCGCGACAACATGCTCACGAGCTCAAGCCATAA
- a CDS encoding adenosine kinase gives MKPVTVLGFGSAIVDVSTVVVESQLRQLGLTKGSMRLATREEQQRIIAGLPGEWERHGGGSVANALVGLSLLGVQSALYTAVGEDDEGSLFAQDLSELGVEVVLSEQHYAEGTGRCVVLVTEDGQRTMLTYLGASQELTAELFPFKIATGTPYLFIEGYLLDVPGLGDRLFDVARTARRYGTKVIFSLSDASLVERHRKSLQRSLPASIDYLLANGEEASAFSQRSDLDQIVEVLSGMRFSGAITLGDHGAVYFGADTYEYLEVPDYASAVDTTGAGDLFAAGFIAGLVHELRPLDVLRLGQSLAAEVIAHPGARPLVDLGDWLSQHEPDLANT, from the coding sequence GTGAAACCAGTTACTGTCTTGGGGTTTGGATCTGCCATCGTCGATGTCTCGACCGTCGTTGTTGAGTCACAGCTCCGCCAGCTCGGGCTGACCAAGGGGTCGATGCGCCTGGCGACACGTGAGGAGCAGCAGCGTATCATTGCGGGCCTTCCGGGGGAGTGGGAGCGACATGGGGGTGGGTCCGTCGCCAACGCGTTGGTGGGCCTCTCACTGCTCGGCGTTCAGAGTGCGCTCTATACCGCAGTTGGCGAGGATGATGAAGGGTCGCTCTTCGCGCAGGATCTCAGCGAGCTCGGCGTAGAGGTCGTCCTCTCCGAGCAGCACTACGCTGAAGGAACTGGTCGTTGTGTCGTACTCGTCACGGAGGACGGGCAGCGCACGATGCTGACCTATCTAGGCGCCTCCCAGGAGTTGACGGCGGAGCTCTTTCCTTTCAAGATTGCAACGGGGACGCCGTACCTCTTCATCGAAGGTTATCTCCTTGACGTTCCTGGCCTTGGAGATCGCCTGTTTGATGTGGCTCGAACGGCCCGTCGCTATGGTACGAAGGTTATTTTCAGTCTCTCAGACGCCAGCTTGGTCGAACGACATCGCAAGAGTCTGCAGCGGTCGCTTCCGGCGAGCATCGATTATCTGCTCGCCAATGGCGAGGAGGCGAGTGCCTTCAGTCAACGGAGTGACCTTGACCAGATTGTGGAGGTGCTATCCGGTATGCGGTTCTCTGGTGCGATTACCCTTGGTGATCATGGGGCCGTCTACTTCGGTGCAGATACCTATGAGTACCTCGAGGTACCTGACTATGCTTCGGCGGTCGATACGACTGGAGCTGGTGATCTGTTCGCCGCAGGTTTCATAGCGGGACTTGTTCACGAGTTGCGTCCACTCGACGTCTTGCGACTTGGACAATCGTTGGCAGCCGAGGTGATCGCCCATCCAGGGGCACGCCCACTCGTGGACCTTGGTGACTGGCTGAGCCAACATGAGCCAGATCTGGCCAACACCTGA
- a CDS encoding M1 family metallopeptidase — translation MRDDNPYRLTRSVEPIHYDLFLHINPDEESFFGAETITVRVNDETTTVELNALDLDVSAARLNGEPVSVTVDPAHEIVRLQCAAPLPSGVDAQIQLEFSGKLRADLSGLYRSTYNDEHGVTHNMATTQFESTGAREAFPCFDEPDMKATFTITLETPTSLQAISNYPEHETKPSEDAGFTRHLYETTMVMSTYLLAFVVGDLRMTAPIVANGVPIRVIHTPGKEALTGFALRVANHAIAYFEDWFQIPYPAPKLDLLAIPDFAFGAMENLGAVTFRETALLVDETRAGQTELERICDVVCHEIAHMWFGDLVTMKWWNGIWLNEAFATFMETSASDAFNPDWHKWDSFGIARLGALNIDGLPSTRPIEFPVIAPSDAENMFDLLTYEKGCSVIKMMEQYLGEETFKNGVRRYLNSHLHANAETEDLWKSLEEASDEPVTEMMNTWILQGGHPLVSVDALPSGVRLSQTPFRFLGEETDPIGEIGTSWLIPVVSRELDGHEHRTVLGQQDHVINADRGPIIVNAGGIGVYRTRYSPQVLPGLCEHFGDLEMLERFNLIADTWAMVLSNQASLADAIQLFTYCISETDPNVLQVVASSLGLLQRIALEEERASVAQLTSSIFTPVIETLGMEPNDSDTPLTKVARSVAFTALGTIADDPEVRAQALQWFREEMSGVGGPSGDLASAVLATVARHGDDSEFAFMLDRYRNPLDPLDERRHLLALADFRQPSLISRLLPMILTSIRSQDGAFVLNRVIANEAVAELGLDFAFSHFDDLLARLPANSYDLAFGSLPTLISPTIYQRSAQIFSFFETHKLPAGERLLTQTLERYRVNLRFRDRYAGRLNSFLS, via the coding sequence GTGAGAGATGATAACCCATACCGCTTAACCCGTTCCGTCGAACCGATCCACTACGACCTTTTTCTCCATATCAACCCCGACGAAGAGAGTTTTTTTGGAGCGGAGACCATCACTGTGCGCGTCAACGACGAGACCACCACCGTCGAGTTGAACGCCCTCGACCTTGACGTCTCAGCCGCACGCCTCAACGGAGAGCCGGTGTCGGTGACGGTCGACCCCGCCCACGAGATCGTCCGGCTCCAATGCGCTGCTCCGCTACCGAGTGGGGTTGATGCGCAGATCCAACTGGAGTTCTCTGGTAAGCTACGCGCCGACCTGTCGGGTCTCTACCGCTCCACCTACAACGATGAGCACGGGGTCACCCACAACATGGCGACTACACAGTTCGAGTCCACTGGCGCTCGAGAGGCCTTCCCGTGCTTCGATGAGCCCGACATGAAGGCGACCTTCACCATCACGCTTGAGACACCAACCTCACTGCAGGCCATCTCGAACTATCCAGAGCACGAAACGAAGCCAAGTGAGGATGCGGGTTTCACGAGACACCTCTACGAAACCACGATGGTGATGTCGACATACCTACTCGCCTTCGTCGTTGGCGATCTGCGCATGACGGCTCCGATTGTTGCAAACGGAGTGCCAATCCGCGTCATCCACACGCCGGGCAAGGAGGCGCTCACCGGTTTTGCCCTCCGTGTTGCCAACCACGCCATCGCGTACTTCGAGGATTGGTTCCAGATACCCTATCCTGCACCGAAGCTGGATCTTCTCGCGATCCCCGACTTCGCCTTCGGTGCCATGGAGAATCTCGGCGCCGTCACCTTTAGGGAGACTGCACTCCTCGTCGACGAGACGCGGGCAGGCCAGACAGAGCTAGAACGCATCTGTGATGTAGTCTGTCACGAGATCGCACACATGTGGTTTGGTGACTTAGTGACCATGAAGTGGTGGAACGGCATCTGGCTCAACGAGGCCTTCGCAACTTTTATGGAGACAAGTGCCTCCGATGCCTTCAACCCTGACTGGCACAAGTGGGACTCCTTTGGCATCGCTCGGCTTGGCGCCCTCAATATCGACGGTCTTCCCTCAACACGACCGATCGAGTTTCCGGTGATCGCACCGTCAGACGCGGAAAACATGTTCGATCTGCTCACCTACGAGAAGGGATGCTCAGTCATCAAGATGATGGAGCAATACCTCGGTGAGGAGACCTTCAAGAATGGCGTGCGACGTTACCTGAACAGCCATCTTCATGCAAACGCCGAGACGGAGGACCTTTGGAAATCGCTCGAAGAGGCAAGTGATGAGCCAGTCACCGAGATGATGAACACGTGGATTCTCCAGGGCGGGCACCCCCTCGTGAGCGTCGATGCACTGCCTAGTGGCGTGCGACTCTCACAGACTCCCTTCCGTTTCCTCGGAGAGGAGACTGATCCCATTGGCGAAATCGGAACGAGTTGGCTGATCCCCGTGGTGAGCCGTGAGCTAGACGGCCACGAGCACCGAACTGTCCTCGGCCAACAGGACCACGTGATCAACGCAGACCGAGGCCCGATTATCGTCAACGCCGGCGGCATCGGCGTCTATCGAACGCGCTACTCCCCCCAGGTACTCCCTGGACTGTGCGAGCACTTCGGCGATCTTGAGATGCTCGAGCGCTTCAATCTCATCGCGGATACATGGGCGATGGTTCTCTCCAACCAGGCGAGCCTCGCTGATGCGATCCAACTCTTCACCTATTGCATCAGCGAAACCGACCCCAACGTCCTCCAGGTCGTCGCGTCCTCCCTTGGGCTTTTGCAGCGCATCGCCTTGGAGGAGGAACGAGCCTCCGTGGCACAACTAACCAGCTCGATCTTTACCCCGGTGATCGAAACTCTCGGAATGGAGCCCAACGATTCGGACACACCGCTGACAAAGGTCGCGCGTTCGGTCGCTTTTACTGCCCTTGGCACGATCGCCGATGATCCAGAGGTCCGTGCCCAAGCCCTCCAGTGGTTCCGCGAAGAGATGAGCGGCGTTGGGGGACCAAGTGGTGATCTCGCCTCTGCCGTACTCGCCACCGTCGCCAGACACGGCGACGACTCAGAGTTTGCCTTCATGCTGGATCGCTATCGCAACCCACTTGACCCACTTGACGAGCGACGACACCTCCTCGCCCTGGCTGACTTCCGACAGCCGTCACTGATCAGTCGCCTCCTGCCAATGATTTTGACCTCGATTCGCTCACAAGATGGTGCCTTTGTGCTCAACCGAGTGATCGCCAACGAAGCGGTCGCCGAGTTAGGGCTTGACTTCGCCTTCTCACACTTCGACGATCTCCTTGCGCGACTGCCGGCAAACAGCTACGACCTCGCCTTTGGGTCGCTTCCAACCTTGATCTCGCCGACCATCTATCAACGTTCTGCCCAGATCTTCTCGTTCTTCGAGACCCATAAACTACCAGCAGGGGAACGATTGCTCACGCAAACACTGGAGCGTTACCGGGTCAATCTGCGCTTCCGCGACCGTTACGCGGGTCGATTGAACTCATTTCTGTCATAG
- a CDS encoding class I SAM-dependent methyltransferase has protein sequence MDKDTALDQHDSDRRLALTFASTVPGYFSPDQLAVLADFTEGAITRSRGPILEIGSYCGRSTVIIGTMAQRHHRRFITVDRHLGSIEMQPPFPYFDPAIIDRVHGRLDSISVLMDTLELAGLREWVTVMVTPSQVLTHLLRPGFSMIMIDGGHDALSTWTDYLCAIALLADDGTLVIDDVFEDPSRGGRPPFEVMTAALHSGFTLVERSGPLVALRRTTAPSFAR, from the coding sequence TTGGATAAAGATACCGCGTTGGACCAGCACGATAGTGATCGACGCTTGGCGCTCACGTTTGCATCAACCGTGCCTGGCTACTTCTCCCCAGACCAGCTCGCAGTTCTGGCTGACTTCACCGAAGGCGCGATCACCAGATCCAGGGGACCGATCCTTGAGATCGGGAGCTACTGTGGCCGGTCGACGGTGATCATTGGGACGATGGCGCAACGCCACCATCGCCGCTTCATTACTGTTGATCGCCATCTAGGATCGATCGAGATGCAGCCCCCGTTCCCCTACTTCGATCCAGCAATCATCGACCGCGTCCATGGGCGTCTCGATTCGATCTCCGTCCTCATGGATACACTCGAACTCGCTGGGCTCCGCGAATGGGTAACGGTCATGGTAACCCCAAGCCAGGTGCTCACTCACTTGCTACGCCCCGGTTTCTCGATGATCATGATCGATGGCGGTCACGATGCACTCTCCACATGGACCGATTATCTCTGTGCCATTGCACTGCTCGCCGACGACGGAACCCTCGTGATCGACGATGTCTTCGAAGATCCAAGCCGTGGAGGTCGCCCACCCTTTGAGGTGATGACCGCTGCGCTCCACTCGGGCTTTACGCTCGTGGAACGCAGCGGCCCTCTCGTCGCGCTACGACGCACCACGGCGCCCTCATTCGCGCGCTAA